Part of the Bacillus cereus group sp. RP43 genome is shown below.
TACTTTTGACAAAGTTCTTTTCGTTGGTGGCGAAAACGTGAAAGTTGGTAGCCCAGTTGTAGAAGGTGCAACAGTTACTGCGAAAGTTGAAAAACAAGGTCGCGCTAAGAAAATCATCGTTTTCAAATACAAAGCGAAAAAGAACAATCGTAAGAAACAAGGTCATCGTCAACCTTACACTAAGCTAGTAGTTGAAGCTATCAACGCTTAATTCTGGTTAAGATGATTAAGATTACGATAAGTCGCACGAAACTAGGAAGTATCCAATCATTTAAAATGACTGGACATGCCAATTATGCGCCACATGGACAAGACCTTGTCTGTGCTGGAACTACAGCGGTCGTGTTTGGTTCTATAAATGCAGTGGAAGAACTTTGTAAAGTGCAGGCAACTATTGAACTCGGAAGTGATGGCGGATTCTTAACGTATGAATTGCCTAATGATTTAGACGTTCATGCAGCAGAAAAAGCACAGATACTTTTAGAAGGATTGGTTGTTTCGCTTAAGACGATTGA
Proteins encoded:
- the rplU gene encoding 50S ribosomal protein L21 produces the protein MYAIIETGGKQIKVEAGQAIYIEKLDVEAGETVTFDKVLFVGGENVKVGSPVVEGATVTAKVEKQGRAKKIIVFKYKAKKNNRKKQGHRQPYTKLVVEAINA
- a CDS encoding ribosomal-processing cysteine protease Prp; translation: MIKITISRTKLGSIQSFKMTGHANYAPHGQDLVCAGTTAVVFGSINAVEELCKVQATIELGSDGGFLTYELPNDLDVHAAEKAQILLEGLVVSLKTIELDYGKYIRLIEKVQEV